In the genome of Passer domesticus isolate bPasDom1 chromosome 2, bPasDom1.hap1, whole genome shotgun sequence, the window CGCTGCAACAGCAGCTGGTAGGGAGCAATGTGCCTGGCAGCAGTGCTACCAAATAAACACccagggaaaagagaaggaCAGATGGACAAGAGGGATCCCAGTCAAGAAGCTTGTTTTGAAGCAGCAGTGACAGTTCCAGCTCGGAAACCTCCCAGCATGTGACCTTCAGCCACTGCTGActccctccttcctgctgccaCGTCCTGTCACCCGTCCCCCGCGCTGCCACAGCCTGCCTGCGTGCCTGGCAGCCCGTGCCTTCTGCCAGCCTCCTCCCCTCTCACACACTCCTGGTTTTACCCCTCCACACCCCTGCACCTGGGAAAGCAAGGTCAGACTGGGGGGATCTGCTGCTGTGCGCAGCCAGGGGAGGGCATGGGCAAGAGCAATGCCACAAACTGTGCAGAAAGTGCTTTCCTGAGCTCTGCCCCTGTCCAGCTGGGGAAACCCAGCAAGTGGAGCTGATTAATGAAATGCCAGTGGAGGAAGGCATTGCCATCCAtcaggaaaagctttttttacCAGCAGGCCAGcgcagcactggagcaggtgGTGGGATCTCTGTTTGTGGTGGTTCTTGGGGCTCAGCTGTGCAAATCCAGTGATGTGAGCTAGTGCCAGGACAGCCCTGCTTACAGACTGGGCTACAGACCTCCAGCACCTCTTCCCACCAAcactcctgctgcctcctggacAGGAGGCAGTGTGGAGCCTCCTTTTTTCTCTAATTTTGGTTAGGATACTTGCTGGAGTAAAGGATTCCTACTGATGCAAAGGATTACTGGGGCAAAGGGCCAACTTATTCTACTTATTCCTGCAGAAGCCCAGAAGCTGGAGACAATCCTGCTACCCAGGGGACCACAGCACTCCTCCTCAGGGGCTCAATCTCACTGCAGCAcaacagctcctgctcctcatcTTCCCCTCTTGGTTCACCTTAACACCTGGCACTGCTCCAGACcctcccactgctcctgctcccacttTTATCAGCTCAGGGTCAGCAATGGCACTGCTGGACTGCAGCTGCTGACATGCAGAGCTGCTCGTTACAGCCCTTAAAATCATTCCTCAGCCAGTGTGAAAAAAGACACTTACTTGCAAACATGGTATTTATCTTCCACGGATTTTAAGGCCAAGGAAGAAGCACTGCATTTGCTGACCCTGTGCAAAACAGACAGTGCAAATTCCTGTAGTTGAGATCAGGTACTCCTGTGGGACTCTGTCTGTAATTGCTGACAGCGCAGTGAAAAGAGACTAAGCCTCTACCACTATCCTCCATGGGCAAATCAAGGTAGGTTTCCCAGCTGCAAACCCCTATTAAAATCACCTGTCTCCTTTGCATGTGCCCAGCTGTAACATCCATTACCAGGCTGAGAtgctcctcctctcccagaTCTCAGAAGCTCTTGGTAGCTAGCACACCCTCCTGGCAAAGGTACTTCGCAGGTGAAACCTGTCCAGATCAGCTCCACAGCTTTCACAGAGGCTCCTTTTGGAAGGCATAGGTCTCCTTGGTGTGTCTGTACCccatctccctgctcccctttccccccaCGTGCCTCAGTGCTACCTCCTTCCTTGCACAACAACACTGCTGAAGTATTTCTGTGTAAACTCTCAAGTCTTCCAACTTCCAAGATTCTTCACTAAAACTGACCCGTCAAATTGCTTCTATCCACAACCAGAGGGAGGTGTTGCAATGCACACACGACTTTTGGGCCTAGCAGAGTCATCAGCCCAGCCAGCTGCCTGGATTTGAGTGCAGATGTGGAGAAATTGGTGCAGAGGAGCAgttgccagcagcagctgggtgaTCTCCACGCGTAACACACAGAAATGTTCCTGTCTAACAGCAAAGGAGCGGATgcattttcttctaaaaatacacaaacaccAGTCCAGGAGGGAGTTTTGGAGCCAGGTCTTCATGAGTAGGCAGCTCTAGGCAGTGCTAGAGCCTGGGACCCAAAAGACTTTACCTTCTCAGCATTATTCCAGACTCCATCAGGCAGGTGGGACTTGCAGACATCCTCCTCAGGAGCTCTCCACACCTCCCTAgcagggatggacagacagcctgGGGGAGCAAGCCCCACTGATGGGTCTTAGGCCATTTGTGGATTCACCCCTACAAAGGTGTCTGTATCTCTGGGTGCTGTGTGCAATGCAGTGTGTGCACGAGGATCCAGGTTTCACACCCTAGTCCCTGAGATGTGCAGGGCAGGATTTCAGCCCCTTGCTCGGGATGCAGGCAGACACGAGGCAATGCAGGCAGAGGCAGCGTGCCCGGCCCAGAACAGACATTACAGCACATGACATCACTGGGGTCAGCGACCGACCCTGTCACTGCTGCAGTCTCTTCTCTTTCCATCACACACTCGTGTCCCCAGAagtcttccttttccttcctgcagcacccCAAGGTGCAGGGCCTGCCTCTCCCTGCCGGCGTGCAgaggggagctgctggagcctgcaaggcaggagctgccagctggcTGCCTTCATTGTGCCCTGATAAGGCTTCTCCAACACACTCCCAGTTTGGGGAGAAGGACAGCACGCAGCACAGTGGAACAGATATCACGACTCCTCTCAACAAGCTTTTAATCTGTGACAGCATTTTTACCCCTCAGATCTGCTTTCAATCCTTGCTCTGCCTCAGTTcttgctttgctctgtctcAGCTCCCGCAAGCCTTGTTATCAGCAGCTTTCAGATATTAAAACACATTAAAGGAAGGTACTGAAAGATGATCCAGCAGTCACATTCTCCAGAAATCTCAGCTTTCAGGTTACAAAAGATTCCCAGAGTAAGGAGGTGGCTGCAAGCACAAGCCTAATGTGGCCACAGCCTTGTACCAGAATGCAGAGGAAACCACCAAGCTTtgtccccagctgctgcagccccagtaCTGCCTCTGAAGCTCAGTGGTGGCCTTTCAATGTCACACTCAGCATTATCTCTCTGAGCAGCGATAACTGCAACAGCTGAAATCAGGAGCAGGAGATCAAACCACCAGAGATGAAAATTTATCCCGTCTCTTCCCAGCTATAACAAAAGGTTTGCAGGCATGCCAAGTGATTGGAACAATGCTCAGcaagagaaatgttttcttgACACACTTCAAGCAGTGGTTATTCCTGCATTTCAGGGCTGAAATTCCACCATAATTTGGACATTTGCTGGAAAACAGACAGTTACCGTGGGATCCCAGCCAGGAAAACTCCATCCCTGCTGATGGGGTTATCAGGATGAACGGGATCTCAAGCTGAGGCTGCACACTCACTTGGTTACCTCAGCAGGGGCAGCAACATGGGAGAGATCCACATTGCTCCCGAAAGGACAGGCCCGGGGCTTAGAGAGGGtcttgctgcttttcttacTAAAACTTAGGGTGCATCTGTCTTCTCTGAACATTTCCCAGTTTTACAGCTTTTATGCAGATAAAGGGGGGTACTAGAAATGCAATACTGGGGCAGTAATTCTTTCCCTTGGGTGCTATTGCACCTagcatttatttaattattctgAAAGACGTCGAAAATCTTCCCTTGGGTCCTCTGTAACCAACAATCCAGACCTCAAAACACAAACCCAAAGTGAGACAGTTGCATTCAGAGGCTCCTCCCTGACCTAATTCACATGGGGAAGGAAGCATGGGGAAAAAGTTAATTTTCAACTAAGAAGATATTTGTTTAATGGCTATTCAACACAAAATGATAAAGTCAGTTCCCCCCTCCACTCCAAACAGGGTTATAGTAAACAAAACACACAGATAAGCCCTAAAAAGCAGAAGATAACAAGGTCTGTAACAAAGACCAGGACTCCTGAGACACTGAGAGACTGAACCATTACAGGAATCTCTCAAGTGCAGCCTTGAAAAGCTTCAGCCAGAAACTTCACAACTGATAAAAAAGCAGCATTATCATGGGCTTCGTGGGAAAGGGCAGATCTGTGATGGGATGCTTGAGGGAAACTGCAGGAGGGTGTAAAGTTTATTATGCAATGTTTTAAGGAAGATTATGGGAACAAAATTTACTATGGGTTGTTGAGGAGAAGGATCAAGGGAGGCATAGAGCTAAATCAGGGAGAATTGAGCATGGGAAATGGAGAAAGGAATAAATAGGAGCCAGTCACACAGAGAGTGCCTGCTGGTCGGTGTGCCTGTGTCCTGCTCCCAATTACCACCATCTGGCCTGGCCTGGCATTAAGCTAATCCCAGCCCTTTTCCCTGCACGCATGCACGCTGCTGGCCCTTAGCTAACTGCAAGCTGGGCTGGCCTGCAAGCAGGAAAGAGACTGAGAACCAGGCAGCAGACAGATCACAAGCCTGAGGACCAGCTGCAGTGACCAGCAAAGTGTGGGCAGACAATGCACCAGCATGGTCCAGGACTGATGGGCCAGGGAGCAAGAACAGGATTAGGCCTTTTTTGTTCGTTTTTTAAGTGCTGTTTGGTGTTTCCCTGGGCACCCATCACAGCAGGTTCCCTCAGTTTCTGCTGATCACTCTGTGCCTGGTGGCATTGACAGGGTGGAAAGCTGCAGCCTCACATGTAGCAGACCAGGACATTTAAATAGAAACAGCCCAGACCACTGCTCACTGTGTGttaggaggagcagctgcagctgggtgaCCATAAAGGCAAAGAGATCTTCACCGTACAGCtccacaaaccaaaaacaatCCCTGCTCAAGTCTGGGAGGCCAAGAactgagacactgctggggatgagaaaaatggtgaaatGGGGACAGTCACAAGAGTGAACCAAGTGACAACTGGGCTAGAGCCTTGCCCAGACAAAGCACTCAGCTGACAGCTCCACACAATACAGCCTTCATGCAGGCAGCAAGGATTTCAGCTCCCACTGCTTCTGCACAAACATCCCTGTTGCAGGGAATGAGGACAGACACCAGAAATGCCAGAGCATTAGCTGGGAGTAAGAGGGGTTTCTGCTGCAAAGGAATAAGGGGACACAGCAGAATTCTGTATTTAATGTTCcaagaaaaaagaacaagacTTGAGCAAGAGTATAAAACTTTTAATGGGTCAGTGCATCAGTCCTTGATGCAAAGGGGGCTATCATTGTCCcaggtgctcagagctgcagagatgatctgcacagagcagcaaagTGGGGGtacacacagagctgcagcagcctttGCTCTCCAAGGAAGGGACCAACACGTGGAAAAGCAGTTCCTCTCACTGTCCATTCGCTTTCACTCTATGCTTCTTCTTCCTGGTAGGGACTTTAGGCCGCATCATTTTGGGGGAAGGCCGGACAGCCTTCAAGGGTCTCCTCTGGGCTTGCAATGAACGCTTCTTCTTCAAAGCAGGATGGGGCAGCTTCTGCTCTTTGTCAGCCTTTGATCCCTCAAGTTTCTTCTTTTTGGGCGGAGGCTCCGTGATGGTGGTATCAGGGACAGCGGACGGAGCTGCCGCTTCCACGGCAGGCTCTTCATCTGAAAGGAGAGAAAGGCGCTGTGAGGAGAACCCGCGTGGCTTCTGCAGGGGAAGCAGCCTGCGAGGGCAGGCCCAGCCAGCTcggctgagctccagcactaCGTCACCTTTCTGTGCCTGCGGGATGGCATTGGAGAACTTCTTGAGCTTGGCGATGAAGAAGCCGTCCATATTGTGCGTGTGGGGGTAGAAACGCCGCGTGGACTTGAGGGACGGGTGGAAGCGACGGTCCTTGAACCTGGAGGAGGAAGTGGGGTGAGGAGTGATACGGCACTCTGCTCAAGCCTGGCCACCAAGGAGGTGGCAGCTTGTGACCTGGCACGCACCTGGTGAAGCCTTCCTTGCCAAAGTCCAGGCCCGTGGCCACCAAACGGACATTGCGTTTCTTCAGGGCATAATCCACAACCCACTCGTTCTCCTCCACCTGCCAGAGGCTAAGCGTCAGGATCCAAACCCCACCATCTCCTGAGGAGGAGGTGACCACAGCAGATGATGGTGGGAGGCACTTACCATGATGGAGCAAGTGCAGTAGACAATGTAGCCCCCTGTTTCTGAGGCAGCATTGACCGAATCTATGGCGCTAAGAATCAGCTCCTTCTGCAGGTGGGCACAACGCAGGATATCCTTTTCATCCTGAGGGAGAAAGGAAGGTTAGGATGCcacaggcacagggaagcaCCCCAGGCCTCTGCTGTGGATGAGGGAATGACAGGAGAGCAAAGCGCACATAATGTACAAGACTATGGAGTCTTCTGCAGAAGTAACACCAAAAAACCAGCCCTGGTACAACACCcagaataagaaagaaaaggaaaaaaacattgtAGCTATCTCTCAAGAACAAAGCTGCCCCCAAAGGCCTTCCTCTCATGACTCATACTTGAGTCTGCACTTGCCACCCACCTTGTTGGTTTTGACAGCAGGATCCTTGGAGATGACACCCGTTCCACTACAAGGAGCATCAAGCAAGACACGGTCGAACCCTCCAAGCACCTACAGGCAGATGTAGATTTGGAATTACGCTCACAGGTGGGGACTCAAAACAAGGCAAGATTAGAAGAGGAACCAGAAGACTGGGAAGGCAGGAAACGCTCCTTCTCCCTCTTCCctgtccaccttcctgcctCTGTATCATGTAACAAACAcactccccagcagctctgctcatcctgctgTGACAAGTGACTCTGGAGAGCACAGCTTCACCAaagggacagcagagcagctctgggcaagCACTGTAAGCAGAACCTACCTTGGGGAACTGGCGTCCATCGCAGTTACTCACAACAGCATTGGTGACTCCCAGGCGGTGCAAATTCCCCACCACGCTACGCAGCCGCTCGGCGTTGCTGTCATTAGCCAGGATCATCCCTGTGTTCTTCATAAGCTGAGCTGCCAGAGGGCAAAACACACCAGCAAGGGGCTGAAAACCTCACGTGCATTCATCTCCAGTGACAGCCACCCCCTCCTTTCCTCGAGTGCAGTCCCCCTCCATTCCCCCTTTCTGTGTGGACCAGTGGGAACTCCTCACTGGACAGAGCATCCCTCCCAAGGCTCCAGGGTGGTACCTATGTAGCTGGTCTTgcctcctggggcacagcacatATCCAGAATGCGCTCATTCTCCTGAGGagccagtgccatcacagggAGAAGACTGGAGGCTCCTTGCAGCATGTAGTGTCCAGCCAGATACTCGGGGGTGGCACCTGGGCAGGGAAGGCAGAACAGAAGAAGGTGACACGTGAAAGAAAGGGGAGCAGGAGCGggtgagcccagccctgcagggtaaAGGTGATCTCACCGATGGGCACAGTGGAGTCATAAATAACCAGCCCCGTTTTCGACCACTTCCCCAGGGGGTCGAGGTTCACGCCACGGTTGATGAGAGCCTGCAGGGCAAGGAGAAGGGCCTGAGACGCCGCTCTGGGGGACGGGCAGCTCGGGACACGGCCACCAGCCCCGGCTCACCTGCGCCAGGTCCCGCCGCCGCGTCTTCAGCGTGTTGGTGCGAATGGTGACAGGGCGCGGGACCTCGTTGGCCTCCAGGAAGTTCACCAGCTGGATGGAAGAAGGGACAGAGAACAGAGACAGCAATGAGTTCCCAGGGAGGCAGCCAAACCCCCGTCGGTCAGCGCAGCTGCGGGCAGGGCAGGATCCCACCTCAGGGAGCGGGAAGATGTCCATGAGCTTGGTGAGCAGGAAGTCGCTGTAGGAGTAGTAGGCGGCCATGTCCCGGCGCAGCAGCGCCAGGTATTCCTGCCGGGAGCGCCCCTCCTCCCGCTTCACCCCAAAGTCCTGCAGCACCTCCATGTTGCCCTGGATGCGCTGGTGAATGACGTGCAGGTCAGGGGGCTCGGCAGGTGGAAACACCGTCAAGGAATCACCGACAGCCAAGGAACTCACACAGGGGCTCTTTACAAGTACAATCAGCCGCGCTGGACGCGCGCGCCACAACAGAGCCTGCTCCAGAAAGGCTCTGCTGGAATGCTGCTTCCATCAGAGCTCAGCAGATGCAGGACTCAAGGGATTAAACTGGACAAAAAAAGTCCACAAAGCAGAACTAGAGGGTGCTTAACATAATTACTTCAGATAAATAGagaaattttctttctattgaaaaaacaaaccaccaaaagAAGTGTTTTAATACTGAAAGCATTAcctgcagcagaaaaaagagaccAGAAATTCTCCAAGGGCAACCAAGCGGTACAGAGGAGTGTAAGGAGGGAGGCAGGAAATGAAAATCACCAAAGTCCAGAAGCAAGCACTTTGGATGCTAGAATTGCTGTCATCAGAAACTCTGGGAATGGGTTACGCAAACACCCACCAGGAAAATCAGGGTAGAGAGGAACAAACCACATAATAAATCATCCATATGTATTTAGGACTAGAAAGGAAATTGGGGCAGGTTCCAAGCCCCATACAGGGCGTCACAGATTTCCTAACTGTGCTATACAGAAGCACAGCATTATACACTATCTATTAGGACAGCTCAGCTAAAAATACCTTGTCATGCACAGACACTTTTGCTAAGCAATATGCATGATAAAGTCCAAGTGAAGCTCTTTGGTTGCATCCAGGCCCCGTGCTGCATCACGCACATGGCTTCTGGATGTCACAGATAAAAAGGATATCCTCCTTCTCAATCTCTTCACTAGTTGGCAGTTTAAATTGCTCATCTACATCCAGGTTGAGCTGCAGATCTGGGCCCTCTTCTTCCTTCTGTCCCATTTTCTGCTTGCTTGCCTCCTctgcttcctcttcctcctcctcttcctcttcgcTGTCATCTTCACTGAGGGCTTCCCTAAGGACCAAGAACAGGATCACACAGATGCTTTTCAACTACCACTTCTTACATGGCACAAAAGACAGGAGAATaacaacacaggctcctcatctACCCAGAAAAGGCTGTACACACTCACCTCTCAGGCTTCTGCTTCAGGGCAGCTTTTTCAATAGGC includes:
- the NOP2 gene encoding probable 28S rRNA (cytosine(4447)-C(5))-methyltransferase, translating into MGRKLDPSRKEKRGPGRKARKQRGAEVELARFLPPEPEAGRKRLSAHGRRRAAKRRLGAGSGPAGSRAGAAGAEREPPAEEQVSPQKDKRAVKAAGQTARGRSGFSDSNSKWLAPAKAKKTQPKGNHVELSSDGEVEEGWEMEEEDGSSEEMVDDYGASSSEEEELLPIEKAALKQKPEREALSEDDSEEEEEEEEEAEEASKQKMGQKEEEGPDLQLNLDVDEQFKLPTSEEIEKEAAEPPDLHVIHQRIQGNMEVLQDFGVKREEGRSRQEYLALLRRDMAAYYSYSDFLLTKLMDIFPLPELVNFLEANEVPRPVTIRTNTLKTRRRDLAQALINRGVNLDPLGKWSKTGLVIYDSTVPIGATPEYLAGHYMLQGASSLLPVMALAPQENERILDMCCAPGGKTSYIAQLMKNTGMILANDSNAERLRSVVGNLHRLGVTNAVVSNCDGRQFPKVLGGFDRVLLDAPCSGTGVISKDPAVKTNKDEKDILRCAHLQKELILSAIDSVNAASETGGYIVYCTCSIMVEENEWVVDYALKKRNVRLVATGLDFGKEGFTRFKDRRFHPSLKSTRRFYPHTHNMDGFFIAKLKKFSNAIPQAQKDEEPAVEAAAPSAVPDTTITEPPPKKKKLEGSKADKEQKLPHPALKKKRSLQAQRRPLKAVRPSPKMMRPKVPTRKKKHRVKANGQ